A window of the Arenibacter algicola genome harbors these coding sequences:
- the mce gene encoding methylmalonyl-CoA epimerase — MKKIEHLGIAVHDLEVSNALFEKILGVPHYKIEEVASEGVKTSFFKAGPNKIELLQALDDNSPVAKFLAKRGEGVHHIAFAVDDIVAEIERLTHEGFTVLNKIPKKGADNKLVAFLHPKGTNGVLIELCQEDPLSKLESRKE; from the coding sequence ATGAAGAAAATTGAACATTTGGGTATAGCGGTACATGATTTGGAGGTCTCCAATGCCTTGTTCGAAAAAATATTGGGGGTGCCCCATTATAAGATCGAGGAAGTAGCATCGGAAGGAGTAAAGACCTCTTTTTTTAAAGCAGGTCCCAATAAGATTGAGTTATTGCAGGCTTTGGATGACAATAGCCCTGTTGCCAAATTTCTGGCGAAGAGGGGAGAGGGGGTACATCATATTGCCTTTGCGGTGGATGATATAGTGGCTGAAATAGAGCGTTTGACCCATGAAGGATTTACGGTCTTGAATAAAATTCCCAAAAAGGGAGCGGACAACAAACTGGTAGCTTTTTTACATCCCAAGGGCACTAATGGAGTGTTGATAGAGCTCTGTCAGGAAGACCCTTTATCAAAACTTGAAAGCAGGAAGGAATGA
- the rbfA gene encoding 30S ribosome-binding factor RbfA, producing METQRQKKIGGVIQKDIADILQRAATDGGLKGTLISVSKVSVTTDLSIAKIYVSIFPATKGKELLEGIKSNQPMIKHELAQRTRHQLRRVPELLFFLDDSLEYIDGIEKSLKGEENPVKNPDLLEKRKKS from the coding sequence ATGGAGACACAAAGACAGAAGAAAATAGGTGGGGTCATACAAAAGGATATCGCGGATATTTTACAACGTGCTGCTACCGACGGCGGACTAAAAGGTACGCTAATTTCGGTATCCAAAGTGTCGGTCACTACAGACCTTTCCATCGCCAAAATATATGTAAGCATTTTTCCTGCCACCAAGGGCAAGGAATTATTGGAAGGTATTAAATCCAATCAGCCCATGATAAAACATGAACTGGCACAGCGTACTAGGCATCAGTTAAGAAGGGTTCCTGAACTTTTATTCTTCCTGGACGATTCCTTGGAGTATATAGACGGCATTGAAAAATCGCTTAAGGGCGAAGAAAATCCTGTTAAGAATCCTGATCTACTGGAAAAAAGGAAAAAATCATAA
- a CDS encoding ABC transporter permease → MNFPLYIAKRYLRSKSSQNAVNIINFITFLVIVIGSAALFIVLSGFAGLKTFSLSYTNMVDPDLKALPLTGKFFSVSESQDQALQQLQDVAAYSKEIEEKVYLTHDQKAHIAYIKGIDSTFLQTTPIDSSLYFYGDWAINGLQGVAGQGIVSLLGLSINNFRSPLVIRVPKPGKGLLGQRLLKDSYNETNLVISGIYQIEEELDRKYIFADLPMVQALLEKDSTQFSGINFKFKEGANIADLRQKIEAIFPTQVVLKDRRELNSTLYRMLNTENLATYLIFTLVLIIALFNVVGAIIMMILDKQQNSKTLYNLGTTIKSLRKIYFVQGILVTGMGGLIGVFLGSLLIWSQLAFGWLKITPSLSYPVEYNLINVLIVLATIIVLGIIASLIASSRINKKLIAH, encoded by the coding sequence TTGAACTTCCCTTTATACATAGCAAAGCGGTACTTGCGTTCCAAGAGTAGCCAAAATGCGGTAAACATTATCAATTTTATTACCTTTCTGGTCATCGTTATTGGATCGGCAGCGCTTTTTATCGTGCTTTCCGGTTTTGCCGGACTAAAAACCTTTAGCCTTTCCTATACCAATATGGTGGACCCCGATCTTAAGGCCTTGCCACTAACGGGGAAATTCTTTAGCGTATCGGAATCCCAGGACCAAGCACTTCAACAACTGCAGGACGTAGCAGCCTATTCGAAGGAAATTGAGGAAAAAGTCTATCTGACCCATGACCAAAAAGCGCATATTGCCTATATAAAAGGAATAGATTCTACCTTTTTGCAAACTACCCCCATAGATAGTAGCCTTTATTTTTATGGCGACTGGGCCATAAACGGACTACAAGGGGTTGCTGGACAGGGAATTGTAAGTCTATTGGGATTGAGCATCAACAATTTTAGGAGTCCGTTGGTGATTCGTGTCCCCAAACCGGGCAAGGGCCTATTGGGCCAACGCTTGTTAAAGGACAGCTATAATGAGACCAACTTGGTCATTAGTGGAATCTACCAAATTGAAGAGGAGTTGGATAGAAAATATATTTTTGCCGATCTACCCATGGTACAGGCCCTACTGGAAAAGGACAGTACACAGTTTTCGGGAATAAATTTTAAATTCAAGGAAGGCGCCAATATTGCTGATCTGCGGCAAAAAATTGAAGCTATTTTTCCAACTCAGGTCGTTTTAAAGGACCGCAGGGAATTGAACAGTACCCTGTATAGAATGCTAAACACGGAGAACCTGGCAACCTATCTTATTTTTACCCTAGTACTTATCATTGCCCTTTTTAATGTGGTAGGTGCCATTATCATGATGATTCTGGACAAACAGCAGAATTCCAAGACCTTGTACAACTTGGGCACGACCATTAAGTCGCTTCGTAAAATATACTTTGTTCAGGGTATATTGGTAACAGGAATGGGCGGTTTGATCGGCGTGTTTTTGGGTTCCTTGTTGATTTGGTCCCAATTGGCCTTTGGTTGGTTAAAAATAACTCCTAGCCTGTCCTATCCAGTGGAGTACAACTTGATCAATGTTCTAATCGTATTGGCCACCATTATTGTACTGGGCATAATTGCCTCCTTGATTGCCAGCAGTAGGATCAATAAAAAATTAATAGCACATTAA
- the dusB gene encoding tRNA dihydrouridine synthase DusB, which yields MPKIGDIQLPDFPLLLAPMEDVSDPPFRALCKEQGADVVYTEFISSEGLIRDAAKSVMKLDIYEKERPVGIQIFGANLDSMLQSVEIVEKSGPDIIDINFGCPVKKVVSKGAGAGILKDIDLMVSLTKAMVEHTKLPITVKTRLGWDSDSIKIVEVAERLQDVGCKAISIHGRTRVQMYKGEADWRPIAEVKNNQRMHIPVFGNGDVDSPEMAMKMRDEYGLDGAMIGRASIGYPWFFKEVKHFFKTGTHAAPPTMEERVNAARRHLQMAIDWKGEQLGVFETRRHYTNYFKGIPNFKEYRMKMVTSDHSVDVFEAFDEVMEKFGDFEFVG from the coding sequence GTGCCTAAAATAGGAGACATTCAATTACCGGATTTCCCATTGCTGCTTGCGCCAATGGAAGATGTTAGTGACCCACCTTTCCGCGCCTTGTGCAAGGAGCAGGGTGCAGATGTGGTATATACCGAATTTATTTCCTCGGAAGGACTAATTCGCGATGCCGCCAAAAGCGTCATGAAGTTGGATATTTATGAAAAGGAACGTCCTGTGGGGATACAGATTTTTGGGGCCAATTTGGACTCCATGCTTCAATCTGTAGAGATAGTGGAAAAGTCCGGGCCGGATATTATTGATATCAACTTTGGCTGTCCCGTCAAAAAAGTAGTAAGTAAAGGTGCAGGTGCCGGAATCCTTAAGGATATAGACCTAATGGTTTCTTTGACCAAGGCTATGGTAGAGCATACCAAACTACCCATTACGGTAAAAACGCGTTTGGGTTGGGATTCTGATTCCATCAAAATAGTTGAGGTGGCGGAGCGTCTACAAGATGTAGGTTGCAAGGCCATTTCCATTCATGGCAGAACCCGGGTACAGATGTACAAGGGAGAGGCCGATTGGAGACCTATAGCGGAGGTAAAGAACAACCAGCGGATGCATATTCCGGTTTTTGGGAATGGTGATGTGGACAGCCCTGAAATGGCTATGAAAATGAGGGACGAATATGGCTTGGACGGAGCCATGATAGGCCGTGCCAGTATAGGCTATCCTTGGTTCTTTAAGGAAGTGAAGCACTTTTTTAAAACAGGCACCCATGCCGCACCACCAACTATGGAGGAGCGCGTTAATGCTGCACGCCGTCATTTACAAATGGCCATAGACTGGAAAGGGGAACAGCTGGGGGTTTTTGAGACCCGTAGGCACTATACCAATTATTTTAAGGGTATACCCAATTTTAAGGAGTACCGAATGAAGATGGTCACCAGTGACCATTCTGTAGATGTTTTTGAGGCTTTTGATGAGGTAATGGAAAAATTCGGGGATTTCGAATTCGTAGGTTAA
- a CDS encoding outer membrane beta-barrel family protein, with protein MPLFVTMLKVSPLFFLLVCIPLVGQEYKVSGHVKQTDGTELAFANILLYKVSDTSFFKGAASDEKGFFSFDDIIGNQYLMRASYIGNYSNYKLIEVNSDLDIGPLFIDDKGQELNEVVVVSQKPTLEQKVDRLVFNIENTALSDSDLWDVLKSTPTVFVMNDEIKVKGESGVQIMINDKKVNLPPEDILNLLSGTSAKGVQSIEVITTPPAKYDAEGGTLINIKMKKNLIAGYNGAIYNKYSQAVFPRQMFGTGHFFKSKQLEASFNYSYSQNKILTNYTDITNFIEDGQIRDTWTSDLEVIYRSKKHNTSAFVDYAFDDNNTISFSSIATLTPSYLTRDLSDTQILDANDGSTSGFYTLNNGKFESINAAFYLDYKHNFNDQGSKLAVNVHYTHYDYDKDQELETDFYDGNRAIVGENNFNTFNRQNTDLYSAQADFVSPVGEGANFESGIKYALIDSESYIAQEGFDRDQEGIESTEEGTFFYDEAILAGYASFDAKWNNWTFKSGLRAEYTDTKGDFSLSTDKIKNHYLELFPTLFLQFNPNVKHRLGASYKRSIIRPSYNKINPFQVFQSNNSVVEGNVNLQPSFKNSVILSYTYDRDYTFELFYRYHRNIMRLLTFQDNESNLLRFITDNVDRELAYGLDFIYRKEISNFWDTYFLSSYYYGAERFTDILSQQSLDQGQWTLLVQLNNNFTLLEDRSLTASLNYSYVSPIVIGNSRQEYYNEWGISVKKNIWGKKGTITMGLSDILKQFKLTNTRKYGNQDNTSIYKPDGRVFSLGFRYNFGNMKIRDNYKSKDTDERDRL; from the coding sequence ATGCCACTGTTTGTGACAATGTTAAAGGTTTCGCCCCTATTCTTTCTACTAGTTTGCATCCCGTTGGTGGGGCAGGAATACAAGGTTTCAGGCCATGTTAAGCAAACAGATGGTACCGAGTTAGCTTTTGCAAATATACTACTTTATAAAGTATCCGATACCAGTTTTTTTAAAGGTGCTGCATCCGATGAAAAAGGTTTTTTTTCTTTTGATGATATAATCGGCAATCAATATTTAATGCGTGCCAGTTATATAGGAAACTATTCCAATTATAAATTGATAGAGGTAAATTCCGATTTGGACATAGGGCCTCTCTTTATAGATGATAAAGGCCAGGAATTGAATGAGGTGGTCGTAGTCTCCCAAAAACCAACATTGGAACAAAAGGTAGATCGCTTGGTCTTTAATATTGAGAACACGGCGCTTTCAGATTCGGACTTATGGGATGTTCTCAAGAGTACTCCAACCGTATTTGTTATGAACGATGAGATTAAGGTGAAAGGGGAGAGCGGGGTTCAAATAATGATCAACGATAAGAAAGTGAACCTTCCGCCGGAAGATATTCTTAATCTATTAAGTGGTACTTCGGCAAAAGGGGTACAGTCTATTGAGGTGATAACAACACCCCCAGCAAAATATGATGCCGAAGGTGGGACCTTGATCAATATTAAAATGAAAAAGAATTTAATTGCAGGCTATAACGGAGCCATATATAATAAATATAGTCAGGCAGTATTTCCACGGCAAATGTTTGGTACTGGACACTTTTTTAAGAGCAAGCAATTGGAAGCCTCTTTTAATTATAGTTATTCTCAAAACAAGATATTAACAAATTATACGGATATCACCAATTTTATTGAGGATGGCCAGATTAGGGATACCTGGACTTCAGATCTGGAGGTCATCTATAGAAGTAAAAAGCACAATACCAGTGCCTTTGTGGATTATGCTTTTGACGACAATAATACCATCAGTTTTTCTTCCATTGCCACATTAACACCCTCTTATTTGACAAGGGATTTGTCCGACACTCAAATTTTGGACGCCAATGATGGCAGTACTTCAGGTTTTTACACCTTGAACAATGGCAAATTTGAATCGATCAACGCTGCCTTCTATTTGGATTATAAACACAACTTTAACGACCAAGGCTCCAAACTGGCGGTGAATGTCCATTACACCCATTATGATTATGATAAAGACCAGGAATTGGAAACCGATTTTTACGATGGTAACCGGGCCATAGTTGGGGAGAACAATTTTAATACCTTCAATAGGCAGAACACTGATTTGTACAGTGCGCAGGCAGATTTTGTCTCTCCCGTTGGGGAGGGTGCCAATTTTGAATCGGGAATAAAGTATGCCCTAATAGATTCTGAAAGTTATATTGCCCAAGAAGGTTTTGACCGGGATCAGGAAGGCATTGAGTCTACGGAGGAGGGAACATTTTTTTACGATGAAGCAATTCTTGCCGGCTACGCCAGTTTCGATGCAAAATGGAATAATTGGACGTTCAAATCTGGGCTAAGAGCGGAATATACGGATACAAAAGGGGATTTTAGTTTAAGCACGGACAAGATTAAAAATCATTATTTGGAATTGTTCCCTACACTATTTTTACAATTTAACCCCAATGTAAAGCATAGATTGGGGGCCAGTTACAAAAGAAGCATCATCAGGCCCAGCTATAATAAGATTAATCCTTTTCAGGTATTTCAAAGTAATAATTCCGTGGTGGAAGGCAATGTAAATCTGCAGCCTTCCTTTAAGAATTCAGTGATTTTATCATATACCTATGATAGGGATTACACCTTTGAGCTTTTTTATAGATATCACCGGAATATTATGCGTTTGTTGACCTTTCAGGACAATGAAAGCAATCTGCTAAGATTTATTACGGATAATGTTGATAGGGAGTTGGCCTATGGCTTGGATTTTATTTATAGGAAGGAGATATCCAATTTCTGGGACACTTATTTCCTATCTTCCTACTACTATGGGGCGGAGCGTTTTACCGATATTCTATCGCAACAAAGCTTGGACCAGGGACAGTGGACACTCTTGGTTCAATTGAATAACAATTTTACCCTGCTGGAAGACCGATCTTTAACGGCCAGCCTTAATTACAGTTATGTTTCCCCTATCGTGATCGGGAATTCGAGACAGGAATACTACAATGAATGGGGGATCTCCGTGAAAAAGAATATTTGGGGCAAAAAAGGAACCATAACTATGGGCCTTTCCGATATTCTCAAGCAGTTTAAACTAACAAACACCCGTAAATACGGTAATCAGGATAATACATCTATTTATAAACCGGACGGGAGGGTATTTTCACTTGGATTTAGGTACAACTTTGGCAATATGAAGATAAGGGACAACTACAAATCCAAAGATACGGATGAAAGGGACAGGCTCTAA
- the lepA gene encoding translation elongation factor 4 yields the protein MKNIRNFCIIAHIDHGKSTLADRLLDFTGSVTEREKQDQLLDSMDLERERGITIKSHAIQMDYEHEGEKYVLNLIDTPGHVDFSYEVSRSIAACEGALLVVDAAQSIQAQTISNLYLALENDLEIIPVLNKVDLPSANPEEVTDDIVDLLGCKPEDVIPASAKSGLGIQEILTAIIERIPAPKGNPDESLQALVFDSVYNPFRGVETYFRVINGEIKKGQKIKFVATDKNYYADEVGTLKLVQHPKQSIKAGDVGYLITGIKDAREVKVGDTITDAASPTKNPIGGFEDVKPMVFAGIYPVDTEDYEELRSSMEKLQLNDASLVFTPESSAALGFGFRCGFLGMLHMEIIQERLEREFDMTVITTVPNVSYHAFTRKNPEEPIIVNNPSDLPDPSTLDHVEEPYIKATIITKADFVGNVMSLCIDKRGQITNQTYLTTERVELNFDMPLAEIVFDFYDRLKTVSKGYASFDYAPIGMRTSKLVRVDILLNAQPVDALSALIHADNAANIGKKMCEKLRELIPRQQFDIPIQAAIGAKIISRETIKALRKDVTAKCYGGDISRKRKLLEKQKKGKKRMRQVGNVEIPQQAFMAVLKLND from the coding sequence ATGAAAAACATACGGAATTTCTGCATTATTGCACATATTGATCACGGCAAGAGTACTTTGGCCGATAGGTTATTGGACTTTACCGGTTCGGTAACGGAAAGGGAAAAGCAGGACCAGCTATTGGATAGTATGGATCTTGAACGAGAGCGAGGGATCACCATTAAGAGCCATGCCATACAAATGGATTATGAGCACGAGGGCGAAAAATATGTACTCAATCTTATAGATACCCCGGGACACGTGGATTTTTCCTATGAAGTATCGCGTTCCATAGCGGCCTGTGAGGGTGCCTTATTGGTAGTGGACGCAGCGCAGAGCATACAGGCACAGACCATTTCAAATCTTTACTTGGCTTTGGAGAACGATCTGGAAATTATTCCTGTATTGAACAAAGTAGACCTTCCCAGTGCGAACCCCGAAGAAGTTACCGATGATATTGTTGATCTATTGGGTTGCAAACCAGAGGACGTTATCCCGGCAAGTGCTAAATCGGGCCTAGGGATCCAAGAAATTTTGACCGCCATTATAGAACGTATTCCAGCTCCCAAGGGCAATCCCGATGAATCCCTACAGGCTTTGGTATTCGACTCCGTATACAATCCATTCAGGGGGGTAGAAACCTATTTCAGGGTTATTAACGGGGAAATAAAAAAGGGTCAAAAAATAAAATTCGTCGCCACCGATAAAAACTATTACGCTGATGAGGTGGGTACCCTAAAACTGGTACAACATCCCAAACAAAGTATAAAGGCCGGAGATGTAGGCTATCTCATTACTGGTATAAAGGATGCCAGGGAAGTAAAAGTAGGGGACACCATAACAGATGCTGCGAGCCCTACCAAGAACCCAATTGGTGGTTTTGAAGATGTTAAGCCCATGGTATTCGCCGGTATCTATCCTGTAGATACGGAAGATTATGAAGAACTGCGCTCCTCCATGGAAAAATTGCAATTAAATGATGCTTCTTTGGTATTTACACCGGAAAGCAGTGCAGCCCTTGGGTTTGGTTTTCGTTGTGGTTTCTTGGGAATGCTGCACATGGAAATCATCCAAGAACGTTTGGAACGGGAGTTCGACATGACGGTGATCACCACCGTACCCAACGTAAGCTACCATGCGTTTACCCGTAAGAATCCGGAAGAGCCCATTATAGTGAATAATCCATCCGATCTACCGGATCCATCTACCTTAGATCACGTAGAAGAACCGTACATAAAGGCAACGATTATCACCAAAGCCGATTTTGTTGGAAATGTTATGTCCTTATGTATTGATAAAAGAGGACAGATTACCAATCAAACCTATTTAACTACAGAAAGGGTAGAATTGAATTTTGATATGCCCCTGGCAGAAATTGTATTCGATTTTTATGATAGGCTAAAAACAGTTTCCAAAGGATATGCCTCCTTTGATTATGCACCAATTGGTATGCGCACCTCCAAATTGGTAAGGGTAGACATATTGCTCAACGCACAACCTGTAGATGCCCTGTCCGCCTTAATACATGCAGACAACGCTGCCAACATTGGAAAAAAAATGTGCGAGAAGCTTCGCGAACTGATCCCAAGGCAACAATTTGATATTCCTATCCAAGCCGCAATAGGGGCCAAAATTATTTCCAGGGAAACTATTAAAGCCTTAAGAAAGGATGTAACCGCCAAATGTTATGGAGGTGATATCTCTCGAAAGAGAAAATTGTTGGAAAAGCAAAAGAAGGGTAAAAAACGTATGCGTCAGGTTGGAAACGTAGAAATACCCCAGCAGGCATTTATGGCTGTTCTTAAGCTGAACGATTAA
- a CDS encoding sodium:solute symporter produces the protein MNPLLVLAIISIYFVLLMTISYFTSRNRSDESYFTGDRQSPWFLVAFGMVGAGLSGVTFVSLPGMVGNNNFYFYQFILGNVVGYLFITFVLIPLYYRLRLVSIYGYLDQRYGVKTYKTGSLFFLVSQSFGAALRLLLASKILQFALFDKLNIPFPITVIIILLLVWLYTNKSGIKTIVWTDTLQTTFLVLGAIITIYTITTSLNLSFSGAIQQVTEHKYFEVFNWENKSSNNFFKQFIAGILVAIAMIGLDQNMMQKTLTCKNQWDAQKNTLTYSLILAITQFLFLGLGILLYIYAENNGIALAVGENGALLDTDNLFPDLALNHLGVFAGISFLLGIIAASFSSVDSSLTALTTSFTYDFLDISHKSSADKKRLKNWVLLGFSGVLFLIIMLFANSRGDVVSLIFKVAGYTYGPLLGLYMLGMFTKIAVKDKWVPLICVMAPVLTYLLSVYFAQSFNFDFGFINIAVNAGLTILGLLLVRRKRETAG, from the coding sequence TTGAATCCACTTCTAGTTTTAGCGATCATTTCCATTTATTTTGTTTTGTTAATGACCATTTCGTATTTCACTTCAAGAAATAGAAGTGACGAGTCTTATTTTACAGGGGACCGGCAATCGCCCTGGTTTTTGGTGGCCTTTGGAATGGTGGGCGCCGGACTTTCAGGAGTAACCTTTGTATCGCTTCCTGGAATGGTAGGCAATAACAATTTCTATTTCTACCAATTTATTCTAGGGAATGTCGTAGGCTATCTCTTCATTACCTTTGTCCTGATTCCGTTGTACTATAGATTAAGGTTGGTTTCCATTTATGGCTATTTGGATCAACGATATGGCGTAAAAACTTATAAGACGGGGTCATTGTTCTTTTTGGTTTCACAATCCTTTGGAGCTGCACTTAGGCTATTGTTGGCCTCAAAAATTCTTCAATTTGCATTATTTGATAAGCTGAATATTCCATTTCCCATAACGGTTATCATCATCTTGCTGTTGGTTTGGCTGTATACCAATAAGTCCGGAATAAAGACCATTGTTTGGACAGATACCTTGCAAACGACCTTCTTGGTCCTTGGAGCCATAATTACGATCTATACCATCACTACCTCCTTAAATCTGTCGTTTTCAGGGGCCATACAACAGGTTACGGAACATAAGTATTTTGAAGTGTTTAATTGGGAAAACAAATCGAGCAATAATTTTTTCAAACAGTTTATTGCCGGTATTCTTGTGGCCATTGCCATGATAGGTTTGGATCAGAACATGATGCAAAAAACATTGACCTGTAAGAATCAATGGGATGCACAAAAGAACACTTTGACCTACAGTTTAATTTTGGCCATAACCCAATTCCTGTTTTTGGGATTGGGAATCCTATTATATATTTATGCGGAGAATAATGGTATTGCTTTGGCCGTAGGCGAAAACGGTGCGCTTTTGGATACGGACAACCTATTTCCAGATCTAGCATTGAACCATCTCGGTGTTTTTGCGGGAATCAGTTTTTTATTGGGAATAATAGCGGCGTCATTTTCCAGTGTGGATTCTTCCCTGACCGCCCTAACCACTTCTTTTACCTATGATTTTTTGGATATTTCACATAAATCCAGTGCTGATAAAAAAAGGCTTAAGAACTGGGTCCTACTCGGTTTTTCAGGGGTGTTATTTCTAATAATTATGTTATTCGCCAACAGTAGGGGAGATGTGGTATCGCTTATATTCAAAGTAGCTGGGTATACCTATGGCCCGCTGCTTGGTCTTTATATGTTGGGGATGTTTACCAAGATTGCAGTTAAGGACAAATGGGTGCCCCTTATATGTGTTATGGCTCCAGTACTTACCTATTTACTGAGTGTCTACTTTGCCCAATCCTTTAATTTCGACTTTGGATTCATCAATATAGCCGTCAATGCCGGGCTTACTATTTTAGGATTGTTATTGGTAAGACGGAAGAGGGAAACCGCTGGATAG
- a CDS encoding cation:proton antiporter — protein MVELAGIIVLGIIAQWVAWRFKLPAILPLILIGLLVGPISTLFTEDGTKLIRPIWNKSEGLFLGESLYHFVSLAIGVILFEGGLTLKRSEVTRVGPVITKLITLGSAVTFFLAGTAAHFIFDLPWQISFLFSALIIVTGPTVITPILRNIPLKKDLSAVLKWEGILIDPIGALVAVLVFEFISIGEGQGYTQTGLLEFVKVLLLGFSFGFSFAHALTLAIKKNYVPHYLLNVVSLSVVLSVFVISELFAHESGLLAVVVMGMVMGNTQLPNIKELLYFKESLSILLISMLFILLSASMNLPELELLYSPNTLILFAIVVFVVRPMGVFLSTMGSNLNFREKLFISWVGPRGIVAAGIASLFGSKLILRGEPGAEYITPLVFMIVLGTVLLNASTARFMAKLLGVFLEKSEGILIIGASKVPRLIASYLKKNNRHVVLIDNNQNNIEKAKNIGLEAFVANIYSDALTDNIELNDVGYLMALTGNSDINEYAIETFKKQFGEQGSFRLVNSDEMNDPENNPMEGLFSHTDDFITLTEAARSNPVIHEIELKGKEHYEGLIEITKADKDIVPIFIKTLDGDLKIISSFSKNFEDIKEGCKLVYLGKLLEADKPVKKQKI, from the coding sequence ATGGTAGAACTAGCGGGAATAATTGTTCTTGGTATCATTGCACAGTGGGTGGCATGGCGCTTTAAATTACCGGCCATTTTGCCACTTATCCTTATAGGTTTGTTGGTAGGGCCTATATCTACTTTGTTTACAGAGGACGGCACTAAATTAATAAGACCTATTTGGAACAAGAGCGAGGGTTTGTTTTTAGGGGAGAGCCTTTACCATTTTGTATCCCTTGCTATAGGTGTTATATTATTTGAGGGAGGACTTACCCTTAAACGTTCCGAGGTAACTAGAGTGGGACCGGTTATTACCAAGTTGATTACCTTGGGTAGTGCAGTTACCTTTTTTTTAGCAGGTACAGCAGCACATTTTATTTTTGATTTGCCTTGGCAAATCTCCTTTTTGTTCTCGGCACTCATAATTGTTACAGGCCCAACTGTAATTACCCCTATCCTTAGAAATATTCCTTTGAAAAAAGATCTGTCCGCGGTTTTGAAATGGGAGGGTATTTTGATCGACCCCATTGGTGCCCTTGTAGCGGTATTGGTCTTTGAGTTTATAAGTATCGGGGAAGGTCAAGGATATACACAGACCGGCCTTTTGGAATTTGTAAAGGTACTATTATTAGGTTTCAGCTTTGGTTTCTCTTTTGCACATGCTTTGACCTTGGCTATAAAAAAGAATTACGTACCTCATTATTTGTTAAATGTGGTATCCTTATCCGTAGTACTTTCGGTTTTTGTTATTTCCGAACTTTTTGCACATGAATCGGGGCTACTTGCCGTTGTGGTTATGGGAATGGTCATGGGAAATACCCAACTGCCCAATATTAAGGAGTTGCTCTATTTTAAGGAGTCGCTTAGTATACTTTTAATATCTATGCTTTTCATTTTGCTTTCGGCAAGTATGAATTTGCCCGAGCTGGAATTGTTGTACAGCCCCAATACACTAATACTTTTTGCTATTGTGGTTTTTGTGGTAAGACCTATGGGGGTATTTTTGAGCACCATGGGGTCCAATCTTAATTTTAGGGAAAAATTGTTTATCAGCTGGGTTGGTCCCAGGGGGATCGTTGCTGCAGGGATTGCATCACTATTTGGTTCCAAATTAATTTTGCGCGGGGAACCGGGAGCGGAATATATTACACCATTGGTCTTTATGATCGTTTTGGGAACCGTACTCCTCAATGCATCCACCGCCAGGTTTATGGCCAAATTGCTTGGGGTATTCTTGGAAAAGTCCGAAGGTATTCTAATTATAGGTGCCTCCAAGGTGCCCAGGCTCATAGCCAGTTATCTCAAGAAGAATAATAGACACGTGGTATTGATAGACAATAACCAAAACAATATAGAAAAGGCCAAAAATATTGGTCTGGAAGCCTTTGTAGCCAACATTTATTCCGATGCTCTGACAGATAATATTGAATTGAATGATGTAGGATATTTAATGGCATTGACCGGTAATTCGGATATCAACGAATACGCCATAGAAACTTTCAAGAAACAGTTTGGGGAACAAGGTTCATTTAGACTGGTAAATTCGGATGAGATGAACGACCCGGAAAATAACCCAATGGAAGGGCTTTTTTCCCATACCGATGATTTTATTACCCTGACCGAAGCCGCTAGGAGTAATCCTGTAATTCATGAAATAGAATTAAAGGGCAAGGAACATTATGAGGGCCTCATAGAAATTACTAAGGCGGATAAGGATATTGTTCCAATTTTTATAAAGACCTTGGACGGGGACCTAAAAATTATTTCTTCGTTTAGCAAAAATTTTGAAGATATTAAAGAAGGCTGTAAGTTGGTGTACCTTGGAAAGTTATTGGAGGCTGACAAGCCTGTTAAAAAACAGAAAATTTAA